One window from the genome of Candidatus Binatota bacterium encodes:
- the clpS gene encoding ATP-dependent Clp protease adapter ClpS yields the protein MDVWSQFAAASAGPRNARDAADRLNGRDSSGEAQLLTRRRTALKRPSMYRVLVLNDDYTPMEFVVWILEAVFYKPHEEAVRLMLDVHNKGKGCCGVYAHDTARTKAAQVHELAQRHEHPLECRLEVAEGEDEGADDSGRQGDGA from the coding sequence TGTTTGGAGTCAGTTTGCAGCCGCGTCGGCAGGGCCGCGCAACGCCCGGGACGCAGCCGACCGTTTGAATGGTCGCGACAGTAGTGGCGAGGCCCAGCTGCTCACCCGTCGACGGACGGCGCTCAAGCGGCCGTCGATGTACCGGGTGCTGGTGCTCAACGACGACTACACCCCGATGGAATTCGTGGTTTGGATACTCGAGGCTGTGTTTTACAAGCCACACGAAGAAGCCGTGCGGCTCATGCTGGACGTGCACAACAAGGGCAAGGGTTGCTGCGGTGTCTACGCTCACGACACGGCCCGCACCAAGGCGGCGCAGGTTCATGAGCTGGCGCAGCGCCACGAGCATCCCCTCGAATGCAGGCTCGAGGTGGCCGAGGGCGAAGATGAAGGAGCCGACGACAGCGGACGGCAGGGTGACGGCGCATGA